In bacterium, a single genomic region encodes these proteins:
- a CDS encoding cupin domain-containing protein, whose protein sequence is MPTDAELSGKPQNLAGLLDYQPHAVVSRAIVDKPVGTLTLFAFDAGEGLSEHTAPYDAVVLVVDGSLEITISGKPSQVGTGQMLVMPAHEPHALRAQERAKMLLVMIRA, encoded by the coding sequence ATGCCGACGGACGCCGAACTTTCCGGAAAACCGCAAAACCTCGCCGGCCTCCTGGACTACCAGCCCCACGCGGTGGTGAGCCGGGCCATCGTGGACAAGCCGGTGGGCACGCTGACCCTCTTCGCCTTCGACGCCGGGGAGGGCCTCTCCGAGCACACGGCCCCCTACGACGCGGTGGTGCTCGTGGTGGACGGCTCCCTGGAGATAACCATCTCCGGGAAACCGAGCCAGGTGGGGACCGGCCAGATGCTGGTCATGCCCGCCCATGAGCCGCACGCCCTGCGGGCCCAGGAAAGGGCGAAGATGCTCCTGGTGATGATCCGGGCTTGA
- a CDS encoding type II toxin-antitoxin system HicB family antitoxin, with product MGVTLSAVIHRRGAVWLARCPEVGTMCQGATYGEALANLKRITEEYLKSFALPEDFDRATLTPFVAEAPKPGSGGRPSV from the coding sequence ATGGGCGTCACGCTGTCCGCCGTCATCCACCGCCGGGGCGCGGTGTGGTTGGCCCGCTGCCCCGAGGTGGGCACCATGTGCCAGGGCGCCACCTACGGGGAGGCGCTGGCCAACCTCAAGCGGATAACCGAGGAGTACCTGAAGAGCTTCGCCCTGCCGGAGGATTTCGACCGGGCCACGCTGACGCCCTTCGTGGCCGAGGCGCCCAAGCCGGGCTCCGGGGGCCGACCGTCGGTGTAG